The following proteins are encoded in a genomic region of Pikeienuella piscinae:
- a CDS encoding NADP-dependent malic enzyme: MTDRSQQLDEEALAYHFKAPAGKLQITATKPMATQRDLSLAYSPGVAAPVRAIAADPETAFDFTARGNMVAVITNGTAILGLGNLGALASKPVMEGKAVLFKRFADVNAIDIELDTEDPEEIINAVKLMGPSFGGINLEDIKAPDCFIIEQRLREIMDIPVFHDDQHGTAIICLAGLINALHLTGRKIEDCRIVLNGAGAAGIACVELVKSLGADPSKCIACDTKGVIYQGREAGMNQWKSAHAVKTDARNLADAMKGADIFLGVSAKGALTDEMVRSMAKNPIIFAMANPDPEITPEEAAAIRPDVIMATGRSDYPNQVNNVLGFPFIFRGALDVNARTINEEMKIAAAEALAMLAREDVPDEVAAAYGAHPVYGPDYIIPAPFDPRLIHVIPTAVAKAAMETGVARRPIIDMEAYAHSLTARLDPTANMLQALTTRARNMQKSVVFAEGQDERVVRAALAYTRGGLGQAIVVGRVEEVERMLKEAGQPDALSELTVVNAETSPHLKEYVAALYEKLQRRGFLERDCYRRVARDRHIFAACMLAEGHADAMVTGVSRKSAVVLTDLGRVFDTRQGRKVVGVSAVLARGRTVLVADTMVHEMPNGSELADIAEQSARVARRLGLEPRVALLSYSTFGYPISERSSNLRDAVRILEERGVDFEFDGEMAADVALDPVAMAAYPFCRLSGPANVLVMPARHSASISTKMLQQLEGTTVVGPILTGLERPVQVCSMSATVSEILNMAVIAATGVG; this comes from the coding sequence ATGACCGACAGATCGCAGCAACTCGACGAAGAGGCGCTCGCCTATCATTTCAAGGCGCCCGCCGGAAAACTTCAGATCACCGCGACGAAACCGATGGCGACGCAGCGCGACCTTTCGCTCGCCTATTCGCCCGGCGTCGCGGCGCCCGTACGCGCCATCGCCGCCGATCCGGAGACAGCCTTCGACTTCACCGCGCGCGGCAACATGGTCGCCGTCATCACCAACGGCACCGCGATCCTCGGCCTCGGCAATCTCGGCGCGCTGGCCTCGAAACCGGTGATGGAGGGCAAGGCCGTCCTCTTCAAGCGCTTCGCCGACGTGAACGCCATCGACATCGAGCTCGACACCGAGGATCCGGAGGAAATCATCAACGCGGTCAAGCTGATGGGTCCGTCCTTCGGCGGCATCAACCTCGAAGACATCAAGGCCCCCGACTGCTTCATCATCGAGCAGCGCCTTCGCGAGATCATGGACATCCCGGTTTTCCATGACGACCAGCATGGCACCGCGATCATCTGCCTCGCCGGGCTGATCAACGCGCTGCATCTGACCGGCCGGAAGATCGAGGACTGCCGCATCGTCCTCAACGGCGCCGGCGCCGCCGGCATCGCCTGCGTCGAGTTGGTGAAATCGCTGGGCGCCGACCCCTCCAAGTGCATCGCCTGCGACACCAAGGGCGTGATCTATCAGGGCCGCGAGGCCGGCATGAACCAGTGGAAATCGGCCCATGCCGTCAAGACCGACGCGCGAAACCTCGCGGACGCGATGAAGGGCGCGGACATCTTCCTCGGGGTGTCCGCCAAGGGCGCGCTGACGGACGAGATGGTCCGCTCGATGGCGAAAAACCCGATCATCTTCGCCATGGCCAACCCGGACCCGGAGATCACGCCGGAGGAGGCCGCGGCGATCCGCCCCGACGTCATCATGGCCACCGGGCGCTCCGACTACCCCAACCAGGTCAACAATGTCCTCGGCTTTCCGTTCATCTTTCGCGGCGCGCTCGACGTGAACGCCCGCACCATCAACGAGGAGATGAAGATCGCCGCGGCCGAGGCGCTCGCGATGCTGGCGCGCGAGGACGTGCCGGACGAGGTCGCCGCCGCCTATGGCGCGCATCCCGTCTATGGGCCAGACTACATCATCCCCGCCCCCTTCGATCCGCGCCTCATCCACGTCATCCCGACCGCGGTGGCGAAGGCGGCGATGGAGACCGGCGTCGCCCGCCGGCCGATCATCGACATGGAGGCCTACGCCCACAGCCTCACCGCGCGACTCGACCCGACGGCGAACATGCTTCAGGCGCTCACCACCCGCGCCCGCAACATGCAGAAAAGCGTCGTCTTCGCCGAAGGCCAGGACGAGCGCGTGGTGCGCGCCGCCCTCGCCTACACCCGCGGCGGGCTTGGCCAGGCCATCGTCGTCGGCCGCGTGGAAGAGGTCGAGCGGATGCTGAAGGAGGCCGGCCAGCCCGACGCGCTGAGCGAGTTGACGGTCGTCAACGCCGAAACCTCGCCGCATCTGAAGGAATATGTCGCGGCGCTTTACGAAAAGCTCCAGCGCCGCGGGTTCCTGGAACGCGACTGCTATCGCCGCGTCGCGCGCGACCGGCACATTTTCGCCGCCTGCATGCTGGCCGAGGGCCACGCCGACGCGATGGTCACCGGCGTCAGCCGGAAATCCGCGGTGGTGCTGACCGATCTCGGCCGGGTCTTCGACACGCGGCAGGGCCGGAAGGTGGTCGGCGTCTCGGCGGTGCTGGCGCGCGGGCGCACGGTGCTGGTCGCCGACACGATGGTCCATGAGATGCCGAACGGCTCCGAGCTCGCGGATATCGCGGAGCAGTCCGCCCGCGTCGCCCGCCGGCTCGGGCTGGAGCCGCGCGTCGCGCTTCTCTCCTATTCGACCTTCGGCTACCCGATCTCGGAGCGCTCGTCGAATCTCCGGGACGCGGTCCGGATTCTCGAAGAGCGCGGCGTCGATTTCGAGTTCGACGGCGAAATGGCCGCCGATGTCGCGCTCGACCCGGTCGCGATGGCCGCCTATCCGTTCTGCCGCCTATCCGGCCCGGCGAACGTCCTCGTCATGCCGGCGCGCCACTCCGCCTCCATTTCCACCAAGATGCTGCAGCAACTGGAGGGAACGACGGTGGTCGGCCCGATCCTGACCGGGCTGGAGCGCCCGGTCCAGGTCTGCTCGATGAGCGCCACGGTCTCGGAGATCCTGAACATGGCGGTGATCGCGGCGACCGGGGTGGGGTGA
- a CDS encoding type III PLP-dependent enzyme — protein sequence MNAYATGLAPAHSHISPIRRAEAYARAHDFDRPTLILDVDQVADQFHAIRRGLGRAAIHYAVKANPAREVIARLIEEGAHFDAASRAEIELCLSLGARPEQISFGNTVKKSADIAFAWTAGISLFAADAEEELEKIAENAPGAEIFIRLIVSQSEADWPLSRKFGVQPRAAMPLLHRARALGLRPVGFSFHVGSQTRQAAMWRPTVDEFAPLWAEARAAGFDLDLLNIGGGFPAFYNEAIDAPEAYARDVMALVEPRFPGARRIMAEPGRGLVAEAGVIAAEVVLVSRKSPDDLHRWVYLDIGRFSGLAETEGEAIRYQIATDHDGLPAGPCVLAGPSCDSADVLYERRPVELPLALKSGDKVIIRATGAYTTTYSSVGFNGFPPLDMVCI from the coding sequence ATGAACGCATACGCGACCGGGCTTGCGCCCGCGCATTCCCATATCTCGCCCATCCGGCGCGCAGAGGCCTATGCGCGCGCGCATGACTTCGACCGCCCGACGCTGATTCTCGACGTCGATCAGGTCGCGGACCAGTTCCACGCGATCCGGCGCGGACTCGGCCGCGCCGCCATTCACTACGCCGTGAAGGCGAATCCCGCCCGCGAAGTGATCGCGCGCCTGATCGAGGAAGGCGCGCATTTCGACGCCGCCTCGCGCGCCGAGATCGAGCTCTGCCTCTCGCTCGGCGCGCGGCCGGAGCAGATCTCCTTCGGCAACACCGTGAAGAAATCGGCTGATATCGCCTTCGCCTGGACCGCCGGGATCTCGCTCTTCGCCGCCGACGCGGAGGAGGAACTCGAGAAAATCGCCGAGAACGCGCCGGGGGCGGAGATCTTCATCCGCCTCATCGTCAGCCAGTCCGAGGCCGACTGGCCGCTCAGCCGCAAGTTCGGCGTCCAGCCCCGCGCCGCGATGCCGCTCCTTCACCGCGCCCGCGCCCTCGGTCTCCGCCCGGTCGGGTTCTCCTTCCATGTCGGCTCGCAGACCCGGCAGGCGGCGATGTGGCGCCCGACGGTGGACGAATTCGCGCCGCTCTGGGCCGAAGCCCGCGCCGCCGGTTTCGATCTCGACCTTCTGAATATCGGCGGCGGCTTTCCCGCATTTTACAACGAGGCGATCGATGCGCCGGAGGCTTATGCGCGCGACGTGATGGCGCTTGTCGAGCCGCGCTTCCCGGGCGCGCGGCGGATCATGGCGGAGCCGGGCCGCGGCCTCGTCGCCGAGGCCGGCGTGATCGCCGCCGAGGTGGTGCTGGTTTCGCGCAAAAGCCCGGACGACCTTCACCGCTGGGTTTATCTCGACATCGGCCGCTTCTCCGGCCTCGCGGAGACGGAGGGCGAGGCGATCCGCTACCAGATCGCGACCGACCATGACGGCCTGCCCGCCGGCCCCTGCGTCCTTGCCGGGCCAAGCTGCGACAGCGCGGATGTGCTCTATGAGCGCCGGCCCGTCGAATTGCCGCTCGCGCTGAAATCCGGCGACAAGGTGATCATCCGCGCCACGGGCGCTTACACGACCACCTATTCCTCGGTCGGCTTCAACGGCTTTCCGCCGCTCGACATGGTCTGCATCTGA
- a CDS encoding sulfite exporter TauE/SafE family protein, translated as MLTILALTAAGFAGGALNAVAGGGTFVTFPLLIWAGAPPVIANATATMTAVPGYCASAWAFRREIRAEGALGVRAIIALTALGGLLGAGLLIFTPASSFVALVPWLLLAATLLFIGAPRLLSLLRARGVGQAGPLVSAVTLLAVAGYGGYFNGGLGIMLLALFSMLGFRDLNGMNGLKNLLSVVLSVTAVATFVVADVIAWDAALPMSIGNACGAYFASDLARRLDRPRALRIGIALVGLAMTAIFFLR; from the coding sequence ATGTTGACGATACTGGCCCTGACCGCGGCGGGATTCGCCGGCGGCGCCCTCAACGCGGTCGCCGGCGGCGGGACATTCGTGACCTTTCCCCTGCTGATCTGGGCGGGCGCGCCGCCCGTCATCGCCAACGCGACGGCGACGATGACCGCCGTCCCCGGCTATTGCGCGAGCGCCTGGGCCTTCCGGCGCGAGATCCGGGCGGAGGGCGCGCTCGGGGTGCGGGCGATCATCGCGCTCACGGCGCTTGGCGGCCTCCTCGGCGCCGGGCTGCTGATCTTCACGCCCGCCTCGTCCTTCGTCGCCCTTGTTCCCTGGCTGCTGCTCGCCGCGACGCTGCTTTTCATCGGCGCGCCGCGGCTTCTCTCCCTGCTCCGCGCGCGCGGCGTGGGACAGGCGGGGCCCTTGGTTTCCGCTGTCACGCTGCTGGCCGTGGCGGGCTATGGGGGCTATTTCAACGGCGGCCTCGGCATCATGCTGCTCGCTTTGTTCTCGATGCTGGGATTTCGCGATCTCAACGGCATGAACGGGTTGAAGAACCTGCTCTCGGTCGTTCTCTCCGTCACGGCGGTGGCCACATTCGTCGTGGCGGATGTCATCGCCTGGGACGCGGCTTTGCCGATGTCGATCGGAAACGCATGCGGCGCCTATTTCGCCTCCGATCTGGCGCGGCGGCTCGACCGGCCGCGCGCGCTGCGCATCGGCATCGCGCTGGTCGGGCTGGCGATGACGGCGATTTTCTTCCTGCGCTGA
- a CDS encoding ETC complex I subunit has protein sequence MIARILQPARTAMQSGQAKDDWVLLFDPREAQRIDPLMGWTGSGDMRRQVRLSFDSAEAAIAYAEKHGLAYQVETPKTRKHIVRPGGYGGNFAYNRRGAWTH, from the coding sequence ATGATCGCCCGCATCCTGCAACCAGCCCGCACCGCCATGCAGTCCGGCCAGGCCAAGGACGACTGGGTGCTCCTGTTCGACCCGCGTGAGGCCCAGAGAATCGACCCACTGATGGGCTGGACCGGCTCCGGCGACATGCGCCGCCAGGTCCGGCTCAGCTTCGACAGCGCCGAAGCGGCCATCGCCTACGCCGAGAAGCACGGCCTCGCCTATCAGGTGGAGACGCCGAAAACGCGCAAGCACATCGTCAGACCGGGCGGCTATGGCGGCAACTTCGCCTATAACCGGCGCGGCGCATGGACCCACTAG
- a CDS encoding GNAT family N-acetyltransferase, whose amino-acid sequence MQLQRARPEDVAPIRQVAIAAYAPYIRRIGRKPAPMLADFPALIAAGAVWTLAEIADIIGFIVLRQIGESLHLENVAVHPERHGEGHGRTLLDFAEAEARRRGLGKLDLYTNALMTENLALYTLLGWRETGRRRENGFDRVYFEKDVAPAE is encoded by the coding sequence ATGCAGCTGCAACGAGCGCGCCCCGAAGACGTCGCGCCGATTCGCCAGGTCGCGATCGCCGCCTATGCGCCCTATATCCGCCGGATCGGGCGCAAGCCGGCGCCGATGCTCGCCGACTTCCCCGCGCTGATCGCTGCTGGCGCTGTCTGGACCCTCGCCGAGATCGCCGACATCATCGGCTTCATCGTCCTCCGCCAGATCGGCGAGAGCCTGCATCTCGAGAACGTCGCCGTCCATCCGGAGCGCCACGGCGAGGGGCACGGCCGCACGCTGCTCGATTTCGCCGAGGCCGAGGCGCGCCGGCGTGGTCTCGGCAAGCTCGATCTCTACACCAACGCGCTGATGACCGAGAACCTGGCGCTCTACACGCTTCTCGGCTGGCGAGAGACCGGCCGCCGGCGTGAAAACGGCTTTGACAGGGTGTATTTCGAGAAGGATGTCGCACCCGCGGAGTGA
- the mutS gene encoding DNA mismatch repair protein MutS: protein MTARKAAEIPADATPMMAQYLAIKAEHEDALLFYRMGDFYELFFDDAKAAAAALDIALTKRGKHLGEDIAMCGVPVHAAEGYLLTLIRKGFRVAVCEQLEDPAAAKKRGAKAVVKRGVTRLVTAGTLTEEALLDARAANWLAAWAEIRGEGALAWCDLSTGEMRVGAARRAELGPLLARIGPSEVLVGPTAEEDPALLDLIGEAGAVATRLSAAAFDSAAAEARLKALYRVGSLDGFGAFSRVETAALGAVADYIEITQKGALPLLRPPLREAGEGTMRIDAATRRNLELARSLSGGREGSLLHAVDRTRTGAGARLLAARLAAPSTDIGEIAERLDAVSFFADDAARREAARDALGRVPDIERALNRLALERGGPRDLAAIRTGLDQAAALAATLTGAEAPVVAGAAAAMKGHETLIERLAAALADEPPLMARDGGFIRAGFDAGLDEARSLRDEGRSVIMALEAEYRELSGIGALKVRHNNVLGYFIETPAGHAQKMTSAPLSDTFIHRQTLAGQVRFTTAPLSEMQSKMLEAGGRALAIELRLFGELREAVIGAAAAIAETARALAEIDLAAALAALAAAEGWTRPVVEAGRGFRIEGGRHPVVEQALRRAGGDFIANDADLSEEARLWLLTGPNMAGKSTYLRQNALIAILAQMGSFVPAASARLGVVDQLFSRVGAADDLARGRSTFMVEMVETAAILNQAGEGALVILDEIGRGTATYDGLSIAWAVLEHLHDVNRCRGLFATHYHELTALSQRLSSLANATMAVREWEGEAVFLHEVRPGAADRSYGVQVARLAGLPEPVVARARDILETLEEGEREGGAKAARLIDDLPLFSARPAAPAAPKRPSRLETALREISPDDLSPREALEALYRLKAVLDE from the coding sequence ATGACGGCGCGAAAAGCGGCGGAGATTCCCGCGGATGCGACGCCGATGATGGCGCAGTATCTGGCGATCAAGGCGGAGCATGAGGATGCGCTGCTCTTTTATCGCATGGGCGATTTTTACGAACTTTTCTTCGACGATGCGAAGGCGGCCGCAGCCGCGCTCGACATCGCGCTGACGAAACGCGGCAAGCATCTGGGCGAAGACATCGCGATGTGCGGCGTGCCGGTCCACGCCGCCGAAGGGTATCTGCTGACGTTGATCCGCAAGGGATTTCGCGTTGCGGTTTGCGAGCAGCTGGAGGACCCGGCGGCGGCGAAGAAACGCGGCGCGAAAGCGGTGGTCAAACGGGGCGTCACGCGGCTGGTGACGGCGGGCACGCTGACCGAGGAGGCGCTGCTGGACGCGCGCGCGGCGAACTGGCTGGCGGCCTGGGCGGAAATCAGGGGCGAGGGCGCGCTGGCCTGGTGCGATCTCTCGACCGGAGAGATGCGGGTCGGCGCGGCGCGGCGCGCGGAACTGGGGCCGCTGTTGGCGCGAATCGGACCGAGCGAGGTCCTGGTCGGACCGACGGCGGAAGAGGACCCGGCGCTCCTCGATCTGATCGGGGAGGCCGGCGCGGTCGCGACGCGGCTTTCCGCCGCCGCCTTCGACAGCGCGGCGGCGGAGGCGCGGCTGAAGGCGCTCTACCGGGTCGGAAGTCTGGACGGGTTCGGGGCGTTCTCGCGTGTCGAGACGGCGGCGCTGGGCGCGGTGGCGGATTATATCGAGATCACCCAGAAGGGCGCATTGCCGCTGCTCCGCCCGCCGCTCCGGGAGGCGGGCGAGGGGACGATGCGGATCGACGCGGCGACGCGGCGCAACCTGGAGCTGGCGCGCTCGCTATCGGGAGGGCGCGAGGGCTCGCTCCTTCATGCGGTGGACCGGACGCGGACCGGGGCGGGGGCGCGGCTGCTGGCGGCGCGCCTCGCCGCGCCCTCGACCGATATCGGCGAGATCGCCGAGAGGCTCGACGCGGTCTCGTTCTTCGCCGACGACGCGGCCCGCCGCGAAGCCGCGCGCGACGCCCTCGGTCGGGTCCCGGATATCGAGCGGGCGCTGAACCGGTTGGCGCTGGAGCGCGGCGGGCCGCGCGATCTGGCGGCGATCCGGACCGGACTGGATCAGGCGGCGGCGCTGGCGGCGACGCTCACGGGCGCGGAGGCGCCTGTCGTCGCCGGCGCCGCGGCTGCGATGAAGGGGCATGAGACGCTGATAGAGCGGCTGGCGGCGGCGCTCGCGGATGAGCCGCCGCTGATGGCGCGCGACGGCGGCTTCATCCGCGCCGGGTTCGACGCCGGCCTCGACGAGGCGCGCTCGCTGCGCGACGAGGGGCGCTCGGTCATCATGGCGCTGGAGGCCGAGTATCGCGAGTTGAGCGGCATCGGCGCGCTGAAGGTGCGCCACAACAATGTCCTCGGCTATTTCATCGAGACGCCGGCGGGGCACGCGCAGAAGATGACGTCGGCGCCCCTTTCCGACACGTTCATTCACCGCCAGACACTCGCCGGGCAGGTCCGTTTCACCACTGCGCCGCTCTCGGAGATGCAATCGAAAATGCTGGAGGCGGGGGGGCGGGCGCTCGCCATCGAGCTTCGGCTTTTCGGCGAGCTTCGCGAGGCGGTGATCGGGGCCGCGGCGGCGATCGCGGAGACGGCGCGCGCCCTGGCGGAAATCGACCTCGCGGCGGCGCTGGCGGCGTTGGCGGCGGCGGAGGGCTGGACGCGCCCGGTCGTCGAGGCGGGCCGCGGGTTTCGCATCGAGGGAGGGCGCCATCCGGTCGTCGAGCAGGCGCTGCGCCGCGCCGGCGGCGACTTCATCGCCAATGACGCCGATCTATCGGAAGAAGCGCGGCTCTGGCTTCTGACCGGACCGAACATGGCGGGAAAATCCACCTATCTCAGGCAGAACGCGCTGATCGCGATCTTGGCGCAGATGGGAAGTTTCGTGCCCGCCGCTTCAGCGCGGCTCGGCGTCGTCGATCAACTCTTCAGCCGGGTCGGGGCGGCGGACGATCTGGCGCGCGGGCGCTCCACATTCATGGTGGAGATGGTGGAGACGGCGGCGATCCTCAACCAGGCGGGCGAGGGGGCGCTGGTGATCCTCGACGAGATCGGCCGCGGCACCGCGACCTACGATGGGCTCTCCATCGCCTGGGCGGTGCTGGAGCATCTCCATGACGTGAACCGCTGCCGCGGGCTGTTCGCGACGCATTACCATGAGTTGACGGCGCTCTCCCAACGGCTCTCCTCGCTCGCCAACGCGACGATGGCGGTCCGGGAGTGGGAGGGCGAGGCCGTCTTTCTGCACGAGGTCCGGCCGGGGGCGGCGGACAGATCCTACGGCGTGCAGGTCGCGCGGCTCGCCGGGCTGCCGGAGCCGGTGGTGGCGCGGGCGCGGGACATCCTGGAGACGCTGGAGGAAGGCGAGCGCGAGGGCGGGGCGAAGGCGGCGCGGTTGATCGACGATCTGCCGCTCTTCTCGGCGCGCCCGGCCGCGCCGGCCGCGCCGAAAAGGCCGTCGCGGCTGGAGACGGCGCTGCGCGAGATCTCGCCCGACGATCTCAGCCCGCGCGAGGCGCTGGAGGCGCTCTATCGGCTGAAGGCGGTGTTGGACGAATAG
- the xrtD gene encoding VPLPA-CTERM-specific exosortase XrtD: protein MVAINSGNNTAGAAAAHAARRFGPGFFLFILLIVSGVALFWNGFFALFEAWRLPEYSHGPLIPVLSFYLFLRQLNATPPPPQRVADRWPGVAVVVFTLLIALLGNVTHIPDIVTYAMILWFYGVLLVGFGWRYGRQYWPPVLHLVFMLPLPAFMYWQLSINLQFVSSEIGVALIRLMNIPVFLDGNVIDLGVYKLQVAEACSGLRYLFPVMSFSYIFAVLYQGPVWHKAVLLLSAAPITVLMNSFRIGMIGVMVDSYGIEQAEGFLHFFEGWVIFISCVLILFGMARLMQKIGGDRRPLAEALDLEFSGLGGQMARILSIRMSAGLAMIVLLTGGAGLGWHLAPERQIAEIQRDPLVLFPREIGSWRSGPAQILDPNVANVLGADDYHSAAFASPDAAAPVDLFIAYYYRQTEGDGIHSPEVCIPAGGWEMSKITPAAIQVEGADGETTRFSVNRAVIQKGLSKQLVYYWFEERGRRLTSDYMAKATTVVDALTMGRTDGGLVRVITPIGRGEPEGEADARLQAFLDDMLDVLPRFVPD from the coding sequence ATGGTCGCGATCAATAGCGGAAACAATACCGCCGGTGCCGCCGCTGCGCACGCAGCCCGTCGTTTCGGCCCGGGGTTCTTTCTTTTCATCCTTTTGATCGTCTCTGGCGTCGCTCTGTTCTGGAACGGGTTCTTCGCGCTGTTCGAAGCGTGGCGCCTTCCCGAATACAGCCACGGCCCACTGATTCCGGTGCTATCCTTCTATCTCTTTCTGCGCCAGTTGAACGCCACGCCACCGCCGCCGCAGCGCGTCGCCGACCGCTGGCCGGGCGTCGCGGTCGTCGTTTTCACGCTGCTCATCGCGCTGCTCGGCAACGTCACCCATATTCCGGACATCGTCACCTACGCGATGATCCTCTGGTTCTATGGCGTTTTGCTGGTCGGTTTCGGCTGGCGGTATGGCCGGCAATACTGGCCGCCGGTGCTGCATCTCGTCTTCATGCTGCCGCTGCCGGCTTTCATGTACTGGCAGCTGTCGATCAATCTTCAGTTCGTCTCTTCCGAAATCGGCGTCGCCCTGATCCGCCTGATGAACATTCCGGTGTTCCTCGACGGCAACGTGATCGACCTCGGCGTCTACAAGCTGCAGGTGGCCGAGGCCTGCTCGGGGCTGCGCTATCTCTTCCCGGTGATGAGCTTCTCCTACATTTTCGCGGTGCTCTATCAGGGCCCGGTCTGGCACAAGGCGGTGCTGCTGCTGTCCGCGGCGCCGATCACCGTTCTGATGAATTCTTTTCGGATCGGCATGATCGGCGTCATGGTCGATAGCTACGGGATCGAGCAGGCGGAGGGGTTCCTGCACTTCTTCGAGGGTTGGGTGATCTTTATCTCCTGCGTCCTCATTCTCTTCGGCATGGCGCGGCTGATGCAGAAGATCGGCGGGGACCGGCGGCCGCTGGCCGAGGCGCTCGACCTGGAGTTCAGCGGTCTCGGCGGCCAGATGGCGCGGATCCTGTCGATCCGGATGTCCGCCGGGCTGGCGATGATCGTCTTGCTGACCGGCGGAGCGGGACTTGGCTGGCATCTGGCGCCCGAACGGCAGATCGCCGAGATCCAGCGCGATCCGCTGGTGCTCTTCCCGCGGGAGATCGGCTCGTGGCGCTCCGGACCCGCCCAGATACTGGACCCGAACGTCGCGAACGTGCTCGGCGCGGACGATTATCATTCGGCCGCCTTCGCCTCGCCCGACGCGGCGGCGCCTGTCGACCTCTTCATCGCCTATTACTACCGGCAGACCGAGGGCGACGGCATCCATTCGCCGGAAGTCTGCATCCCGGCCGGCGGGTGGGAGATGTCGAAGATCACGCCGGCGGCGATCCAGGTCGAGGGAGCCGATGGCGAGACGACGCGGTTCTCGGTCAATCGCGCGGTGATCCAGAAAGGGCTCAGCAAGCAGCTGGTCTATTACTGGTTCGAGGAGCGGGGCCGTCGCCTGACCAGCGATTACATGGCCAAGGCGACCACGGTTGTCGACGCGCTGACAATGGGGCGGACCGATGGCGGCCTTGTCAGGGTGATCACGCCGATCGGGCGAGGAGAGCCGGAAGGGGAGGCGGACGCCCGGTTGCAGGCCTTTCTCGACGACATGCTCGACGTGTTGCCGCGATTCGTGCCGGACTGA
- a CDS encoding FadR/GntR family transcriptional regulator has protein sequence MARQDRTSVLVALRSALDRLAPSVGDRLPDERRLAKALGCSRETLRTALTVLESENLIWRHVGQGTFRGARPAAAPLRDHLAIAASTAAELMRARYLIEPAIAGEAARRATAADIAHLRAAVRLCRAGVDSFACENADNRFHSSIAKVAGNPVLLTVLTYLSDTRRRSSWQREWDRTYRRIGVAEFKGGHSDEHARIVDAIENRDESGAGAAMRTHLLGISRLIGRAEA, from the coding sequence ATGGCGCGTCAGGATCGGACCAGCGTTCTCGTCGCGCTGCGGTCCGCGCTGGACCGCCTCGCGCCGTCCGTCGGCGACCGTCTGCCGGATGAGCGGAGGCTGGCGAAAGCGCTAGGATGCAGCCGGGAGACTCTGCGAACCGCGCTGACGGTTCTGGAATCCGAAAACCTGATCTGGCGGCATGTCGGACAGGGAACCTTTCGCGGCGCGCGACCAGCCGCCGCACCGCTGCGCGACCATCTCGCGATCGCGGCGAGCACGGCCGCGGAGCTGATGCGCGCGCGCTATCTGATCGAACCGGCCATCGCAGGCGAAGCGGCGCGACGGGCGACGGCCGCCGATATCGCGCATCTACGCGCCGCCGTGCGTCTCTGTCGCGCCGGCGTGGACAGCTTCGCCTGCGAGAACGCCGACAACCGCTTTCACAGCTCGATCGCGAAAGTGGCCGGAAACCCGGTTCTTCTCACCGTCCTGACCTATCTGTCCGACACGCGCCGCCGCTCCAGCTGGCAGAGGGAGTGGGACCGGACCTACCGGCGCATCGGCGTGGCGGAGTTCAAGGGCGGGCACAGCGACGAGCATGCGCGAATCGTCGACGCCATCGAAAACCGTGACGAGAGCGGCGCCGGGGCCGCCATGCGGACGCATCTGCTGGGGATAAGCCGGCTGATCGGCCGCGCTGAGGCCTGA
- a CDS encoding antibiotic biosynthesis monooxygenase family protein: protein MIMRIFQVRTHPGKEAEFARFFHSKAIPLMRETEGVVSILPGAARPESPTEFSFVMVWRDLESLKAFAGEDYQSPHVDPAEAGLVAARSIRHYDLVDA, encoded by the coding sequence ATGATCATGCGCATCTTCCAGGTCCGGACGCACCCGGGCAAAGAGGCGGAATTCGCCCGCTTTTTCCACTCGAAGGCGATCCCGCTGATGCGAGAGACCGAGGGCGTCGTCTCCATCCTTCCGGGCGCCGCGCGGCCCGAAAGCCCGACGGAGTTCAGCTTCGTGATGGTCTGGAGAGACCTCGAATCGCTCAAGGCGTTTGCCGGCGAAGATTATCAGAGCCCGCATGTCGACCCGGCCGAAGCCGGGCTCGTCGCAGCGCGGTCGATCAGGCATTACGACCTGGTGGACGCCTGA
- a CDS encoding YbaN family protein, giving the protein MRGFWLILGCFAVALGVIGAVLPIVPTVPFLLLAAFCFARSSERFYNWLLSHRIFGPPIADWRAHGAIGRRAKWLSTASIAAALIPPFVIGLPWWMIALEGAILTAVLIFIWTRPDGARG; this is encoded by the coding sequence GTGAGAGGCTTCTGGCTCATCCTCGGCTGTTTCGCCGTCGCGCTCGGCGTAATCGGGGCGGTGCTGCCGATCGTGCCGACCGTCCCGTTTCTCCTCCTCGCGGCCTTCTGCTTCGCGCGCTCGTCGGAAAGGTTCTACAACTGGCTGCTTAGTCACCGCATCTTCGGCCCGCCGATCGCCGACTGGCGGGCGCATGGCGCGATCGGGCGCAGGGCGAAATGGCTGTCCACCGCCTCCATCGCCGCCGCCCTGATCCCGCCCTTCGTCATCGGCCTGCCCTGGTGGATGATCGCGCTGGAGGGCGCCATCCTGACTGCGGTCCTCATCTTCATCTGGACCCGGCCGGATGGCGCGAGGGGCTGA